Proteins from a single region of Candidatus Limnocylindrales bacterium:
- a CDS encoding GNAT family N-acetyltransferase, which yields MNIRDATPGDLARIVEIYNAAIPGRRATADTEPITAMSRAAWFREHDPQCHPLWVAEAAGSAARSGASIAGWLSFQPFYGRPAYRATAELSVYVAPDHQRRGVGRALIGRAIDRAPSLGLKTLLGFIFGHNDPSLTLFEAFGFRRWGELARVAELDGIERDLVIVGLRLDERE from the coding sequence ATGAACATCCGCGATGCGACGCCGGGCGATCTCGCGCGCATCGTCGAGATCTACAACGCGGCGATTCCGGGCCGCCGCGCGACAGCCGACACCGAGCCGATCACCGCCATGAGCCGCGCCGCGTGGTTTCGCGAGCACGACCCGCAGTGCCATCCGCTGTGGGTCGCCGAAGCCGCAGGAAGCGCTGCGCGGAGCGGCGCTTCGATTGCCGGCTGGCTCAGTTTCCAGCCGTTCTACGGCCGGCCCGCCTATCGCGCGACGGCCGAGCTCAGCGTGTACGTCGCACCCGATCACCAGCGCCGCGGAGTCGGAAGGGCACTCATCGGCCGCGCGATCGACCGGGCGCCCTCCCTCGGCCTGAAAACGCTGCTCGGCTTCATCTTCGGTCACAACGATCCGAGCCTCACGCTGTTCGAAGCCTTCGGATTCCGCCGCTGGGGAGAGCTGGCGCGCGTCGCCGAGCTCGACGGCATCGAGCGCGATCTCGTCATCGTCGGCCTTCGTCTCGACGAACGAGAGTAG
- a CDS encoding DUF1772 domain-containing protein encodes MADISSLQLLSIACLGIYTGAMLTEGFLNVPYWRSLPPSEFFSWYAANDRRLIGYFRPLTSITALVAIAAAITLWWTNHPARVGATISAVLMALMIVMFFAIFRAINESFAHASISPAELPDALERWGRWHEVRIVLSVVALGASLWPLAP; translated from the coding sequence TTGGCCGACATCTCTTCCCTGCAGCTTCTTTCGATCGCATGCCTCGGCATCTACACCGGGGCGATGCTGACGGAAGGGTTCCTCAACGTTCCGTACTGGCGATCGCTTCCACCGTCCGAGTTCTTTTCATGGTACGCCGCCAACGACCGGCGGCTCATCGGCTATTTCCGGCCGCTGACGTCGATCACCGCCCTCGTCGCAATTGCCGCGGCGATCACGCTCTGGTGGACGAATCATCCCGCGCGCGTCGGCGCCACGATCTCGGCCGTGCTGATGGCCCTGATGATCGTGATGTTCTTCGCGATCTTCCGCGCCATCAACGAAAGCTTCGCCCACGCGTCGATCTCGCCTGCCGAGTTGCCGGACGCCCTCGAGCGCTGGGGCCGGTGGCATGAGGTGCGAATCGTGCTGAGCGTCGTCGCGCTTGGAGCTTCGCTGTGGCCGCTCGCGCCGTGA
- a CDS encoding adenylate/guanylate cyclase domain-containing protein codes for MAGPETRFARGPGGSVAYQTLGEGPIDVVFIPWWATNVDVMWEEPSIARFLRRLASFCRLIVFDKRGTGVSDALPSSSLPSLEEWSDDVRTVMQAAQCERAALFGHAQGGQMAMLCAATYPANVSALVLADTCARQFDDGSLPPPEERQIFLSELERNWGTATTLDLLAPSVAADPGFRAWYARYERLSFGPRMVRAVVESDYERDVVGILPVIRVPTLVLHRSGNRFIAVERGRKLAEAIAGARFVEIPGEDHLFHAGDTDAMLGEVEEFLTGVRSVPDTDRVLATVLFTDIVDSTRRAVSLGDRRWHELLDQHHDMVRGHLERFRGREIKFIGDGLLATFDGPARAIGCACAIRSAIRRLGLEIRAGLHTGEIELAGNDIRGIAVHVAARVTGEAGAGEVLVSAMVKDLVAGSGIRFEERGMRALKGVPGEWKLFAAEDPSTS; via the coding sequence ATGGCGGGCCCGGAGACACGCTTTGCACGCGGACCGGGCGGCAGCGTCGCGTACCAGACGCTCGGCGAGGGTCCGATCGACGTCGTGTTCATCCCGTGGTGGGCGACCAACGTCGACGTGATGTGGGAGGAACCGTCGATCGCGCGCTTTCTGCGTCGCCTCGCGAGTTTCTGCCGGCTGATCGTCTTCGACAAAAGAGGCACAGGCGTGTCCGACGCACTGCCATCGTCGTCGCTGCCGTCGCTCGAGGAGTGGAGCGACGACGTGCGCACTGTCATGCAGGCGGCGCAGTGCGAGCGCGCCGCGCTGTTCGGTCATGCGCAGGGCGGCCAGATGGCGATGCTGTGTGCGGCCACGTATCCGGCCAATGTCTCGGCGCTCGTGCTGGCCGACACGTGCGCGCGCCAGTTCGACGACGGCAGTCTTCCGCCACCCGAAGAACGCCAGATCTTTCTGTCGGAGCTCGAGCGGAACTGGGGCACCGCGACGACGCTCGACCTGCTCGCGCCGAGCGTGGCCGCCGATCCCGGGTTTCGTGCGTGGTATGCGCGGTATGAGCGTCTCTCGTTCGGCCCGCGCATGGTTCGCGCGGTGGTGGAATCCGACTACGAGCGCGACGTCGTCGGCATCCTTCCGGTGATCCGCGTTCCGACGCTCGTCCTGCACCGCAGCGGCAATCGTTTCATCGCAGTCGAGCGCGGGCGCAAGCTCGCCGAGGCAATCGCCGGCGCACGCTTTGTCGAGATTCCAGGCGAAGACCACCTTTTTCATGCCGGCGACACCGATGCGATGCTCGGCGAAGTCGAGGAGTTCCTCACCGGCGTACGCTCCGTGCCCGATACCGATCGCGTGCTCGCCACCGTCCTGTTCACCGACATCGTCGATTCGACCAGGCGTGCCGTCTCGCTCGGCGACAGGCGCTGGCACGAGCTGCTCGATCAGCATCACGACATGGTACGCGGGCATCTCGAGCGATTCCGCGGGCGCGAGATCAAGTTCATCGGCGACGGCCTGCTGGCGACGTTCGACGGACCCGCGCGCGCGATCGGCTGTGCATGTGCAATCCGAAGTGCGATCCGCCGCCTCGGGCTCGAGATCCGCGCCGGTCTGCACACCGGTGAGATCGAGCTGGCAGGCAACGACATCCGGGGCATCGCCGTGCATGTTGCTGCACGCGTGACCGGAGAGGCCGGCGCAGGAGAAGTGCTGGTCTCGGCGATGGTCAAGGATCTCGTTGCGGGCTCCGGCATCCGCTTCGAGGAACGTGGCATGCGCGCGCTGAAGGGCGTGCCCGGCGAATGGAAGCTGTTCGCCGCCGAAGACCCTTCGACAAGTTGA
- a CDS encoding 3-oxoacyl-ACP reductase family protein: MERRLVGKRALVTGGSRGIGAAIVRRLAAEGADVAFTYVSNPDQADVTVKAARSLGSHAIEIHADSSDAEALVSAVERTEEELGAIDILVHNAGIASMAPVDAFDLGDFDRTVAINLRAVFVATQAAVKHMKTGGRIVTIGSCNADRMPFVGGAVYAMSKAGLVGLVKGLARDLGARGITVNNIQPGPIDTDMNPADGAFAELMRGFMAVPRYGTADEVAAMVAWLCSPESGFVTGASLTIDGGFTA; the protein is encoded by the coding sequence ATGGAACGTCGACTGGTCGGCAAACGCGCGCTCGTGACGGGTGGCAGCCGCGGAATCGGAGCGGCGATCGTGCGCCGCCTTGCAGCGGAAGGCGCCGACGTGGCTTTCACATACGTCAGCAATCCCGACCAGGCCGACGTGACTGTAAAGGCGGCGCGATCGCTCGGCTCCCACGCGATCGAGATTCATGCCGACAGTTCCGACGCCGAAGCGCTCGTCAGCGCCGTCGAACGCACCGAAGAAGAGCTCGGCGCAATCGACATCCTGGTCCACAACGCCGGCATCGCGTCCATGGCCCCGGTCGACGCGTTCGATCTCGGCGACTTCGACCGGACCGTCGCCATCAACCTGCGCGCGGTATTCGTGGCCACTCAGGCCGCCGTCAAGCACATGAAGACCGGCGGGCGCATCGTGACCATCGGAAGCTGCAATGCCGATCGGATGCCGTTCGTCGGCGGCGCGGTCTATGCGATGAGCAAGGCGGGGCTCGTCGGGCTCGTCAAAGGTCTCGCACGCGATCTCGGCGCGCGCGGAATCACCGTCAACAACATCCAGCCGGGTCCGATCGACACCGACATGAATCCTGCCGACGGCGCGTTCGCCGAGCTGATGCGCGGCTTCATGGCCGTGCCCCGCTACGGCACGGCCGATGAAGTCGCGGCGATGGTCGCGTGGCTCTGCAGCCCGGAATCGGGCTTCGTCACCGGCGCAAGCCTTACGATCGACGGAGGATTCACGGCCTGA
- a CDS encoding mercuric reductase — MTHTSGHTPVTPPDEHNQRLLANVRPESWTNPAPASRYDLVVVGAGTGGLICAAVGSGLGAKVALVERNLMGGDCLNVGCVPSKTVIRHSRRLVEAREAIGGAAFDDAALDAQFAAAMERMRKVRADISSDDSARRYRDELGVDVFLGSASFTGPQTLEVDGVRLDFKKAVVASGARAGVPPIAGLEAAGYLTNETVFNLTERPRRIVVLGGGPIGCELAQAMRRFGCDVTLIDRETRLLPREDLDAAEILQTRLTAEGVRLVLGAEVLSVSSGGSAKVVRHRNADGELETVCDQILVATGRQPNVDGMGLETAGIEFDRSGIHVDDNLRTTNARIFAVGDCAMKWQFTHAADAAAKIAVQNALFFGRKKLSALVMPWCTYTDPEIAHVGLYESDARERGIEIDTFTVALEKVNRAACDGETDGFVRVHAKKGTDTILGATVVATHAGEMISEITLAMTGGLGLSKIAGVIHPYPTQAEGIKAAANAYMRTKLTPTAKKVLGLVLRLQR, encoded by the coding sequence ATGACGCACACTTCGGGTCACACGCCGGTCACGCCGCCCGACGAACACAACCAGAGACTGCTCGCCAACGTACGGCCCGAGAGCTGGACCAATCCCGCGCCGGCATCCCGATACGATCTCGTCGTGGTCGGCGCCGGAACCGGCGGGCTCATCTGCGCGGCGGTCGGCTCCGGTCTCGGCGCGAAAGTCGCGCTGGTCGAGCGCAACCTGATGGGCGGCGACTGCCTGAACGTCGGCTGCGTGCCATCGAAGACCGTCATTCGCCACAGCCGCCGGCTCGTCGAAGCGCGCGAAGCCATCGGCGGCGCCGCGTTCGACGACGCCGCGCTCGACGCGCAGTTCGCCGCGGCGATGGAACGCATGCGCAAGGTGCGCGCCGACATCAGCAGCGACGACTCGGCCAGGCGCTATCGCGACGAGCTCGGCGTCGACGTGTTTCTCGGCAGCGCATCATTCACGGGACCGCAGACGCTCGAAGTCGACGGCGTGAGGCTCGACTTCAAGAAAGCCGTCGTCGCAAGCGGCGCGCGCGCCGGCGTCCCTCCGATCGCGGGCCTGGAAGCGGCCGGATATCTCACCAACGAGACGGTGTTCAACCTGACCGAGCGCCCGCGCCGCATCGTCGTTCTCGGCGGCGGCCCGATCGGATGCGAGCTCGCGCAGGCGATGCGCCGCTTCGGATGCGACGTGACCCTCATCGACCGGGAAACTCGGCTGCTGCCACGCGAAGACCTCGACGCTGCTGAGATCCTACAGACACGGCTCACAGCGGAAGGCGTACGGCTCGTCCTCGGAGCCGAGGTGCTTTCAGTATCTTCGGGTGGCAGCGCGAAAGTCGTGCGCCATCGAAACGCGGACGGCGAGCTCGAGACCGTCTGCGACCAGATCCTGGTGGCCACCGGACGGCAGCCGAACGTCGACGGCATGGGCCTCGAGACGGCCGGCATCGAGTTCGATCGCAGCGGCATCCACGTCGACGACAACCTGCGCACGACCAACGCGCGAATCTTCGCGGTCGGCGACTGCGCGATGAAGTGGCAGTTCACGCACGCGGCCGACGCGGCGGCCAAGATCGCCGTGCAGAACGCGCTGTTCTTCGGGCGAAAAAAACTGAGCGCGCTCGTGATGCCGTGGTGCACGTACACGGATCCGGAGATCGCGCATGTCGGCCTCTACGAATCCGACGCACGCGAACGCGGCATCGAGATCGACACGTTCACGGTCGCGCTCGAGAAAGTGAACCGTGCGGCCTGCGACGGTGAAACCGACGGCTTCGTGCGGGTTCATGCAAAGAAAGGCACCGATACGATCCTCGGTGCGACGGTCGTCGCGACCCACGCCGGCGAGATGATCAGCGAGATCACGCTCGCAATGACCGGCGGCCTCGGCCTGTCGAAAATCGCCGGCGTCATTCACCCCTACCCGACCCAGGCCGAAGGCATCAAGGCTGCGGCCAACGCGTACATGCGCACGAAGCTGACGCCCACCGCGAAGAAAGTGCTCGGCCTCGTGCTTCGCCTGCAGCGCTGA
- a CDS encoding TVP38/TMEM64 family protein, giving the protein MSGTASVSKSPVPAAVKWLLVLGLVAGLWILGRRAGAEVPRFAEWVESLGALGPLVFIAGYAVAVVAFVPGSALTLAAGAIFGIGRGVLYAFTAATIGAAMSFLVSRYAARAAIERRIAGNERFAAIDRTVAADGRRIVFLLRLSPAFPFTLLNYALGLTRVRFVDFVVASIGMLPGTLLFVYYGKLAGDVAALAGGAADAPKGTGYYAVLALGLAATIAVTAVVTRIARKALAEATGDANAASSHVGGKGDAA; this is encoded by the coding sequence ATGAGCGGTACTGCATCTGTCTCCAAGTCGCCGGTTCCGGCCGCGGTCAAATGGCTGCTCGTCCTCGGACTCGTTGCGGGCCTGTGGATTCTCGGCCGCAGGGCGGGAGCCGAGGTCCCGCGGTTTGCCGAGTGGGTGGAAAGCCTCGGCGCGCTCGGTCCGCTCGTGTTCATCGCAGGATACGCAGTGGCGGTGGTCGCATTCGTTCCCGGCTCGGCGCTGACGCTGGCGGCCGGTGCGATTTTCGGGATCGGCCGGGGCGTACTCTATGCATTCACCGCGGCGACGATCGGGGCGGCCATGTCGTTTCTCGTATCCCGGTACGCCGCGCGTGCGGCGATCGAACGCAGGATCGCCGGCAACGAGCGATTCGCAGCCATCGATCGCACGGTTGCCGCCGACGGCCGGCGGATCGTGTTCCTGCTGCGCCTGTCGCCGGCATTTCCGTTCACGTTGCTGAACTACGCGCTCGGGCTTACGCGCGTGCGCTTTGTCGACTTCGTCGTGGCTTCGATCGGGATGCTGCCCGGCACGTTGCTGTTCGTGTACTACGGAAAACTTGCCGGTGACGTCGCGGCCCTGGCCGGCGGTGCTGCCGACGCTCCGAAAGGAACGGGCTACTATGCAGTGCTTGCGCTCGGCCTGGCTGCAACGATCGCGGTGACGGCCGTCGTGACCCGCATTGCGCGAAAGGCGCTCGCCGAAGCGACCGGAGACGCGAACGCTGCTTCGAGTCACGTCGGCGGCAAAGGCGACGCAGCATGA
- a CDS encoding DUF4215 domain-containing protein — MKRLNLTGTAILVATLVGHGAALAAAPAAIGEPRVATEFRLSQPACGTSEFPFGLTDSWWDEQGQKYHWAIETKFPDGEIKASAVLEEFDSSSSVTLICRNDGSGVVVGMSRSDQLYTSTYRIQSLDSAGRVAAALRTLTPESHCTLSPERWLLVGDKLVLVATCGKYPRNGQILLRSFPADGDPVPLPIEVKSSISYPIDAADAAADALGNIVVAWSEEHSCNEYYECDSRVHARVVNDGMKLVGSAFDLDTFVPRRARLLGVGSEADGIFSVYWESRFEGELVRLLSVDPDLYSFTSTTTTTLPPSDDAPEFSIVRTVGQTALPPKGPSIAEQGVSDMKGDGHGGLVLRRGIQRTMTFDPAYDADLPRASTYVSSTAGARWNSPPAPPLHNSFRHDSMGWDGVSRGGTTLFAQFVRKGVEAEEYYGEVGSIVVQRSTDQGVSWPTTAVIDTLSCSGCEVLRVDSVTLVSSNSGAWMAVVETTKKQDSSCSVSLDAAYSADDGKSWSASGHIYDHTRTGAGCSADDEQEFVTAASDPAGGWNVVWQREFGSELWFSRSAASGAAWNSRVLPQFASPGYGPLYRTLYGGYRAPSLVVAPSGTTMVGWESLPFVVVTRSEDHGQSWSAPESIGYRGGVEFQSPSLAADDGGRILAAWSAHLGAAAGTDSDIVASISTDDGRTFSPPSPVDPAALGDARQDLDPIVAADGDNRWTIAWNALPFTDRYDPVDTIVKVAVSGFPCDNGTVDAGEECDDGNDIDLDGCNANCTLPGCGNEVLEPGEQCEYGGSDPSCAATCEQERCGDGVINVFTEQCDDANPDDSDECPSLCFRSYCGDGFVRFGTEECDDANSADNDACRNSCKLAYCGDGILEKGVELCDDGDRWSGNACTEECRTAVCGDGYVRVGVEQCDDPTGENLHGACSVDCKLAERCGDADDSGTTTATDALKILRFAVDLEPQCTRDRCDIDGNGLTTASDASAALHDAAGLGVTLRCPIKGSVRFVLMDSPVLGSLEVAVDPTDAGFEFGHVGRNAECESLLPNVLFGAGYPYSPLRMGFVTFQGFRGPSQLARCTTYAPRGATGPTGPVDIDVEATDLNLQKVEPAPSVAMLSD; from the coding sequence ATGAAACGGCTCAATCTCACCGGCACGGCGATTCTCGTCGCGACGCTGGTCGGCCACGGCGCCGCGCTCGCCGCGGCGCCGGCCGCGATCGGCGAGCCGCGGGTCGCGACCGAATTCCGGTTGAGTCAACCGGCCTGCGGCACCTCCGAATTTCCTTTCGGGCTGACCGACTCGTGGTGGGACGAGCAGGGACAAAAATACCATTGGGCGATCGAGACGAAGTTTCCCGATGGCGAGATCAAGGCCTCCGCAGTTCTGGAGGAATTCGATTCCAGCTCCTCAGTGACGCTCATCTGCCGGAACGACGGGTCGGGCGTCGTCGTCGGCATGAGCAGATCGGATCAGCTCTACACCTCGACGTACCGGATCCAGTCGCTCGATTCGGCGGGCCGCGTTGCCGCTGCGCTCCGTACGCTCACGCCGGAATCGCACTGCACCCTGTCTCCGGAACGATGGCTGCTCGTCGGAGACAAGCTCGTTCTCGTCGCGACCTGTGGCAAGTATCCGCGCAATGGACAGATCCTGCTGCGGAGCTTCCCTGCCGATGGCGATCCCGTTCCGCTGCCGATCGAGGTGAAGTCGTCGATATCGTACCCGATTGATGCTGCCGATGCGGCGGCCGATGCCCTCGGAAATATCGTCGTCGCGTGGTCGGAGGAGCACTCGTGCAACGAGTACTACGAATGCGATTCACGGGTCCATGCCCGCGTCGTGAATGACGGAATGAAGCTCGTCGGCAGCGCTTTCGATCTCGACACGTTCGTCCCGCGTCGCGCGCGGCTCCTCGGTGTCGGTTCCGAAGCGGACGGCATTTTCTCGGTGTATTGGGAAAGCCGGTTCGAAGGAGAACTGGTCCGACTGCTCAGCGTCGATCCGGACCTCTATTCGTTCACGTCGACTACCACGACGACGTTGCCGCCGTCGGACGATGCGCCCGAATTTTCCATTGTCCGCACGGTCGGCCAGACGGCCCTGCCGCCGAAAGGCCCGTCCATCGCCGAGCAGGGTGTCTCGGACATGAAAGGCGATGGTCACGGGGGCCTCGTGCTTCGCCGGGGCATCCAACGCACGATGACATTCGACCCCGCGTACGACGCCGACTTGCCGCGCGCCTCGACGTACGTTTCGTCAACAGCCGGAGCGCGCTGGAATTCACCGCCCGCGCCGCCGCTTCACAACAGCTTCCGTCACGATTCGATGGGATGGGATGGGGTGTCGCGCGGCGGGACCACGCTGTTTGCGCAGTTCGTCAGGAAAGGCGTCGAGGCCGAGGAGTACTACGGTGAGGTTGGGAGCATCGTTGTCCAGCGTTCGACGGATCAGGGCGTATCGTGGCCGACGACGGCCGTCATCGACACGCTTTCGTGTTCCGGCTGCGAAGTGCTCCGGGTCGACAGCGTGACGCTGGTGAGCAGTAACAGCGGCGCATGGATGGCGGTCGTCGAGACCACCAAGAAACAGGACAGCTCGTGCTCGGTCTCACTCGATGCCGCTTACAGCGCGGACGATGGAAAGTCGTGGTCCGCATCCGGGCACATCTATGACCATACCCGTACCGGCGCAGGATGCTCGGCCGATGACGAGCAAGAGTTCGTGACGGCGGCGTCCGATCCCGCAGGTGGCTGGAACGTCGTGTGGCAAAGAGAGTTCGGAAGCGAGCTGTGGTTTTCACGCAGCGCTGCTTCTGGAGCGGCGTGGAACAGCCGTGTGCTTCCGCAGTTCGCGTCGCCTGGATACGGACCGCTCTACCGTACGCTATACGGAGGATACCGCGCGCCATCCCTGGTGGTCGCGCCTTCGGGAACCACGATGGTCGGGTGGGAATCCCTGCCGTTCGTCGTCGTGACGCGTTCCGAAGATCACGGCCAATCCTGGAGCGCGCCCGAGTCGATTGGCTACCGCGGAGGCGTCGAGTTTCAGTCTCCGTCGCTCGCCGCGGATGACGGGGGACGCATTCTCGCCGCATGGTCAGCCCATCTCGGTGCTGCAGCTGGAACCGACTCGGACATCGTCGCGTCGATCTCCACGGACGACGGTCGCACGTTCAGCCCGCCATCGCCCGTGGATCCGGCGGCGCTCGGCGATGCGCGCCAGGACCTCGATCCGATCGTCGCCGCCGACGGCGACAATCGCTGGACCATCGCGTGGAATGCGCTGCCTTTCACCGACCGCTACGACCCGGTCGATACCATCGTCAAGGTCGCCGTATCGGGCTTCCCATGCGACAACGGCACGGTCGACGCCGGCGAGGAGTGCGACGACGGCAACGACATCGACCTCGACGGATGCAACGCGAACTGCACGCTGCCCGGTTGCGGCAACGAAGTGCTCGAGCCTGGCGAGCAATGCGAGTACGGCGGCAGCGATCCGTCCTGCGCGGCGACGTGCGAGCAGGAACGATGCGGCGACGGGGTGATCAACGTCTTCACCGAGCAGTGCGACGATGCGAACCCGGATGATTCCGACGAGTGTCCGTCGCTCTGCTTCCGCAGCTATTGCGGCGACGGCTTCGTCCGATTCGGAACGGAGGAATGCGACGACGCGAACTCGGCGGACAACGACGCTTGCCGCAACAGCTGCAAGCTTGCGTACTGCGGCGACGGGATTCTCGAGAAGGGCGTCGAGCTTTGCGACGATGGAGACCGTTGGTCAGGCAACGCGTGCACCGAGGAGTGCAGGACCGCCGTATGCGGCGACGGATATGTGCGGGTCGGAGTCGAGCAGTGCGATGATCCGACCGGGGAGAACCTGCATGGCGCATGCTCCGTGGACTGCAAGCTTGCGGAAAGGTGCGGCGATGCCGACGACAGCGGAACCACCACCGCGACCGATGCATTGAAGATTCTTCGCTTCGCAGTCGATCTCGAGCCGCAGTGCACGCGGGATCGCTGCGACATCGACGGCAATGGTCTAACTACCGCGAGCGATGCGTCGGCCGCGCTGCACGACGCGGCCGGTCTGGGTGTGACATTGCGCTGCCCGATCAAAGGCTCGGTCCGGTTCGTGCTGATGGATTCGCCGGTGCTCGGTTCTCTCGAGGTCGCGGTCGATCCCACCGATGCAGGCTTCGAGTTCGGACACGTCGGCCGGAATGCAGAGTGCGAATCGTTGCTGCCAAACGTACTCTTCGGAGCGGGCTACCCCTACTCGCCTCTCCGCATGGGCTTCGTCACGTTCCAAGGCTTCCGGGGTCCGTCGCAGCTTGCTCGCTGCACGACCTACGCGCCGCGAGGAGCGACTGGTCCGACCGGTCCGGTGGACATTGATGTGGAGGCGACAGATCTCAACCTGCAGAAAGTCGAGCCGGCGCCATCCGTCGCGATGCTCTCGGATTGA
- a CDS encoding sulfotransferase, which produces MSTNAPAKKPWVMATILGVGRSGTSAIARAMQAVGVDLGDNLRAGSGKNPTGFFEDNDLLRISKRLKRALGVRGDSVRLIEDAEFDLPIVRAIEDDCVALLHRRFGNSPVWGYKYARTSRFLPFFQRVFDRCGLDARFVYAVRNPISVARSRQRLEPQRGTQEKSDLEWLVNAVPYFERTRGSRCVFIDYDNVMADPAVELERMARGLGLPVDEKCRKEIAIYRDEYLKPGIRHSRFSIDDLDRDPNLNVLARDAFHWLWKLATDQITFDDEAMWADWSRIRSRIEDMRPVLRHCDRIEAELRASQMSPLGPLQAIAPLWYKWRSK; this is translated from the coding sequence ATGAGCACCAACGCCCCTGCGAAAAAGCCCTGGGTCATGGCAACAATTCTCGGCGTCGGCCGAAGCGGCACGAGCGCGATCGCGCGCGCGATGCAGGCGGTCGGCGTCGACCTCGGCGACAACCTGCGTGCCGGCAGCGGCAAGAATCCGACCGGTTTTTTCGAAGACAACGACCTGCTGCGGATCAGCAAGCGGCTGAAGCGCGCGCTGGGTGTCCGCGGCGACAGCGTTCGCCTGATCGAGGACGCCGAGTTCGATCTGCCGATCGTGCGCGCGATCGAGGACGACTGCGTCGCGCTGCTGCACCGGCGCTTCGGCAACTCGCCGGTGTGGGGTTACAAGTACGCGCGTACGTCGCGCTTCCTGCCGTTCTTCCAGCGCGTGTTCGATCGCTGCGGCCTCGACGCGCGTTTCGTCTATGCGGTGCGCAATCCGATCAGCGTCGCACGCTCGCGCCAGCGCCTCGAGCCCCAGCGCGGCACGCAGGAAAAGAGCGATCTCGAATGGCTCGTCAACGCCGTGCCGTACTTCGAGAGAACCCGCGGGAGCCGCTGCGTGTTCATCGACTACGACAACGTCATGGCCGACCCTGCCGTCGAGCTCGAGCGCATGGCGCGCGGCCTCGGCCTGCCGGTCGACGAGAAGTGCCGCAAGGAGATCGCGATCTACCGCGACGAGTACCTGAAGCCCGGCATCCGCCACAGCCGCTTCTCGATCGACGACCTCGACCGCGACCCGAACCTGAACGTGCTCGCGCGCGACGCATTCCACTGGCTGTGGAAGCTCGCGACCGACCAGATCACGTTCGACGACGAAGCGATGTGGGCCGACTGGAGCCGCATCCGCTCGCGCATCGAAGACATGCGCCCGGTGCTGCGCCACTGCGACCGCATCGAAGCCGAGCTGCGCGCATCGCAGATGAGCCCGCTCGGGCCGCTGCAGGCGATCGCGCCGCTTTGGTACAAGTGGCGGTCGAAGTAG
- a CDS encoding mitochondrial fission ELM1 family protein, which yields MTDSPSLPRGDTFRPPHVWVLFGKGTGGNGQMQSLADALGWPYEIKQLRHNKLNVLPNILLGATRATVDRDRSAPLEPPWPDLVIAASRRAAPVAKWIRKQSGGRTRLVHLLHVQAPLGGFDLIVTMPQFCLPERKNILHVTGVLNRIEPAAMAEAAAAWKPRLEHLPRPWTALLVGGNSSSYLLDAQTASRLGREASQMAAARGGSLLITTSPRTPADAAAALAAAVDAPSHVYLWKKDDAANNPYKGFLALADDFVVTIDSASLLVEASATGRPVAVFEWPRRGNTEQSRWPQWMRRIAIDLGLFKPARDFDAYFAAMRERGLAHRFGEQPPAVRRPLDDLERTVERVRALFDLRGENRQ from the coding sequence ATGACCGATTCCCCCTCGCTCCCGCGCGGCGACACATTCCGACCTCCGCACGTCTGGGTCCTTTTCGGCAAGGGAACCGGCGGAAACGGCCAGATGCAGAGCCTCGCCGACGCGCTCGGCTGGCCGTACGAGATCAAGCAGCTGCGCCACAACAAGCTGAACGTGCTGCCGAACATTCTTCTCGGTGCGACGCGCGCGACCGTCGACCGTGACAGATCGGCGCCGCTCGAGCCGCCGTGGCCCGACCTCGTGATCGCCGCATCGCGCCGCGCGGCGCCCGTAGCGAAGTGGATACGCAAGCAGTCCGGCGGGCGCACCAGGCTCGTGCACCTGCTGCACGTGCAGGCCCCGCTCGGAGGCTTCGATCTGATCGTGACGATGCCGCAGTTCTGCCTTCCCGAGCGAAAAAACATTCTTCACGTGACCGGCGTGCTCAACCGCATCGAGCCGGCTGCGATGGCCGAGGCTGCTGCAGCATGGAAGCCGCGCCTCGAGCACCTGCCGCGGCCGTGGACGGCGCTGCTCGTCGGCGGCAACAGCTCGTCGTACCTTCTGGATGCGCAGACGGCCTCACGGCTCGGTCGCGAAGCATCGCAGATGGCAGCGGCACGCGGCGGCTCGCTGCTGATCACGACGAGCCCGCGCACGCCCGCCGATGCGGCGGCAGCGCTGGCAGCAGCAGTCGATGCGCCGTCGCACGTCTACCTGTGGAAGAAGGACGACGCCGCGAACAATCCGTACAAGGGCTTCCTCGCGCTGGCCGACGATTTCGTCGTGACGATCGACAGCGCATCGCTGCTCGTCGAAGCGAGCGCAACCGGACGGCCGGTTGCGGTGTTCGAATGGCCTCGCCGCGGCAACACCGAACAATCGAGGTGGCCGCAGTGGATGCGGCGCATCGCGATCGATCTCGGCCTGTTCAAACCGGCGCGCGATTTCGACGCGTATTTCGCTGCGATGCGCGAGCGCGGTCTCGCGCACCGCTTCGGCGAACAGCCGCCTGCCGTTCGCCGGCCACTCGACGATCTCGAGCGGACCGTCGAGCGCGTGCGCGCGCTATTTGACCTCCGGGGCGAGAACCGCCAATAG